In a single window of the Gossypium hirsutum isolate 1008001.06 chromosome D02, Gossypium_hirsutum_v2.1, whole genome shotgun sequence genome:
- the LOC107910331 gene encoding putative lipase YDL109C, which yields MKTKKNRRSLSFPRFGCLRTKSHENGGVDMEVQFQGERNNPTHLVIMVNGIIGSAQNWRFAAKQLLKKYPENVIVHCSERNSSTLTFDGVDVMGDRLAEEVKHVISCHPSVQKISFVGHSLGGLVARYAIARLYEQDLTQETSQTNGDCGTDHLGDKDLCPEGQLKGKIAGLEPMNFITFASPHLGSLWHKQVPLFRGSRALEKFAARISWLLGRTGKHLFLTDGKDGKPPLLLRMVNDCEDLKFISALGSFRRRVAYANARFDHIVGWSTSSLRRRNELPKIKHLPRSDRYPHVINVEPAKTATLDEIPTEAKINGDEKINMEEEMIRGLTKLSWERVDVYFKGSRQRILAHSTIQVKSYWVNSDGADVVQHMIDNFLL from the exons atgaagacaaAAAAGAATAGGAGATCATTGAGTTTCCCGAGATTTGGATGCTTGAGAACGAAATCCCACGAGAACGGAGGTGTCGATATGGAAGTCCAGTTTCAGGGAGAGCGTAACAATCCTACTCATCTAGTTATCATGGTTAATGGCATCATTGGCAG TGCTCAGAATTGGAGATTTGCAGCGAAGCAGCTTTTAAAGAAGTATCCTGAGAATGTTATTGTTCATT GCAGTGAGCGCAATTCTTCAACGTTGACATTTGATGGTGTTGATGTAATGGGCGACAGATTAGCAGAGGAG GTCAAACATGTCATAAGCTGTCACCCAAGTGTTCAGAAGATTTCTTTCGTTGGTCATTCATTAGGTGGCCTTGTAGCAAGGTATGCCATTGCGCGGCTTTATGAACAAGACCTAACTCAAGAAACTTCTCAAACAAATGGAGATTGTGGAACTGACCATTTGGGAGATAAAGATTTATGCCCTGAAGGGCAATTAAAAGGCAAAATTGCTGGACTAGAGCCCATGAATTTCATTACATTTGCAAGTCCACACCTCGGGTCTCTGTGGCATAAACAG GTTCCATTGTTCCGTGGCTCCCGTGCACTTGAAAAATTTGCTGCTCGAATATCATGGTTGCTTGGTAGAACTGGAAAACATTTGTTTTTGACTGATGGAAAGGATGGAAAACCACCACTTCTTCTTCGGATGGTCAACGATTGTGAAGATCTTAAATTTAT CTCTGCTCTGGGGTCCTTCAGGCGTCGTGTTGCGTATGCAAATGCAAGGTTCGACC ATATTGTTGGGTGGAGTACCTCTTCCTTACGGCGACGAAATGAACTTCCTAAG ATCAAACATCTTCCAAGAAGTGACAGATACCCACATGTCATTAATGTGGAGCCAGCAAAAACAGCCACCCTTGATGAAATCCCCACTGAGGCCAAAATCAATGGAGATGAGAAGATAAACATGGAAG AGGAAATGATCAGAGGTTTAACAAAACTCAGCTGGGAACGGGTTGATGTATACTTCAAAGGCAGCCGTCAAAGGATTCTTGCACACAGTACTATTCAG GTTAAAAGCTACTGGGTTAATTCGGATGGAGCTGATGTAGTCCAACATATGATTGACAATTTTCTCTTATAA